In one Roseburia intestinalis L1-82 genomic region, the following are encoded:
- the fliB gene encoding flagellin lysine-N-methylase, translated as MKPDYYEDFTCIADRCSFTCCREWKIGVDEDTFVKWKHTLTPDGMYDTDRGQQAKKEKLSGYVRKKDGSRVIGLNKEKNCPFLNGKKLCRLVLTYGDEILSQTCQLFPREIHTFNEDVTEYALMPSCPAVIDLLRKREHISFSGEMDTSAYRELAPLVNLRAFLMKLMEDGAHTPEHNLMKIFYVLLDLYERVEDEQAKDGCMENKQVKDAAEDALGLDLTDMAKMYPGGFLLELSETIDGIEQTLQYSIEERNELFLDLAENYRREGLYEKYLEPVAQLAEQLSEQGIDEEVVKEWQEFEVQFLKYQPLMRRFLLTELYADSLKPEGNLEEMVVQVQWIAMEYATIRHAVFLHWLLSQGEGSFCEEGISTSCRRGISYEDVRDYMVVVSRMTGYEEDDIYEYLENSFEHIIWDWGYFALICG; from the coding sequence ATGAAGCCGGATTATTATGAAGATTTTACCTGTATAGCAGACCGGTGCAGTTTTACATGCTGCAGGGAATGGAAGATCGGGGTGGATGAGGACACTTTTGTAAAGTGGAAACACACTCTGACGCCGGACGGGATGTATGATACAGATAGAGGACAGCAGGCAAAAAAAGAAAAGCTGAGTGGGTATGTAAGAAAGAAGGATGGCAGCAGAGTCATCGGATTAAATAAAGAGAAAAATTGTCCATTTCTGAATGGCAAAAAATTGTGCAGATTGGTTCTTACTTATGGGGATGAGATACTTTCACAGACCTGTCAGCTTTTTCCAAGAGAGATCCATACCTTTAACGAAGATGTCACAGAATACGCCCTGATGCCGTCTTGTCCGGCGGTCATTGATCTGTTGCGGAAAAGAGAACATATTTCATTTTCCGGAGAGATGGATACATCTGCTTATCGGGAACTTGCGCCGCTTGTGAACTTGCGCGCATTTTTAATGAAGCTGATGGAGGATGGAGCGCATACGCCGGAGCATAATCTGATGAAGATTTTTTATGTGCTGCTTGATCTATATGAGCGTGTGGAAGATGAGCAGGCAAAAGATGGGTGTATGGAAAATAAGCAGGTAAAAGATGCGGCAGAAGATGCGTTGGGACTGGATTTGACAGACATGGCAAAAATGTATCCGGGTGGATTCCTTTTAGAACTTTCAGAAACGATTGATGGAATTGAACAGACACTGCAGTATTCCATTGAGGAGCGCAACGAACTGTTTTTGGACCTTGCAGAGAATTATCGCAGGGAAGGATTGTATGAAAAATACTTAGAGCCTGTGGCACAGCTTGCAGAACAGTTATCCGAACAGGGAATCGATGAGGAAGTTGTAAAAGAATGGCAGGAGTTTGAAGTACAGTTTTTGAAATACCAGCCGTTGATGCGGCGGTTCCTTTTGACAGAGTTGTATGCAGATTCTTTAAAACCGGAAGGAAATTTAGAGGAGATGGTCGTGCAGGTGCAGTGGATCGCAATGGAATATGCCACAATAAGGCATGCTGTTTTTCTGCACTGGTTGTTAAGTCAGGGGGAGGGGAGCTTCTGCGAAGAAGGAATTTCAACTTCCTGCCGAAGAGGAATTTCCTACGAAGATGTGCGTGATTATATGGTTGTGGTCTCCCGCATGACGGGATATGAGGAAGATGATATTTACGAATATTTGGAAAACAGTTTTGAACATATCATCTGGGACTGGGGATATTTTGCGTTGATTTGTGGTTGA
- a CDS encoding ABC-F family ATP-binding cassette domain-containing protein codes for MSILNVEHLTHGFGDRAIFEDVSFRLLAGEHIGLVGANGEGKSTFMNIVTGKLMPDEGKVEWAKNVRTGYLDQNSTLQKGMTIESVLKSAFAWLFEQEERMNEICDQLGSADPDQMDAMMEELGVIQDMLTMHDFYVIDSKVEEVARALGLLELGLDHDVSDLSGGQRMKVLLAKLLLEKPDILLLDEPTNYLDAEHIAWLTRYLQEYENAFILISHDIPFLNDVVNIIYHMENQRLDRYVGNYDKFQEVYAVKKSQLEAAYRKQQQEISELKDFVARNKARVATRNMAMSRQKKLDKMDVIELAAERPKPEFDFKLGRTPGKYIFETKDLVIGYDEPLSKPLNISMERGQKIALVGANGIGKTTLLRSILGLVPALSGEVTLGENLEIGYFEQEIKGENKNTCIEEIWEEFPAFSQYEVRSALAKCGLTTKHIESQVRVLSGGEQAKVRLCKLMNRTTNILLLDEPTNHLDVDAKDELKRALNEYRGAVLLICHEPDFYQDVVNAVWDCSKWTTKIL; via the coding sequence ATGAGTATATTAAATGTTGAACATCTGACCCATGGCTTTGGCGACCGTGCAATTTTTGAGGATGTTTCATTCCGTCTGCTTGCGGGGGAACATATCGGATTAGTTGGAGCCAATGGCGAGGGAAAGTCCACATTTATGAACATTGTGACCGGAAAACTGATGCCGGATGAGGGAAAAGTTGAGTGGGCGAAAAATGTGCGGACCGGATATCTGGATCAGAATTCCACCCTGCAGAAGGGGATGACAATCGAGAGCGTCCTAAAGTCGGCGTTTGCGTGGCTGTTTGAGCAGGAAGAACGCATGAATGAGATCTGCGATCAGTTAGGCAGTGCCGATCCGGATCAGATGGATGCCATGATGGAAGAACTTGGTGTGATCCAGGATATGCTGACGATGCATGATTTCTATGTTATCGACAGCAAAGTGGAGGAGGTTGCGCGAGCACTTGGATTATTGGAACTGGGACTTGACCATGATGTTTCAGATTTAAGCGGTGGACAGCGTATGAAGGTGCTGCTTGCAAAGCTTCTTTTAGAGAAACCGGACATTCTTCTTTTGGATGAGCCGACAAACTATTTAGATGCAGAGCACATTGCATGGCTGACGCGTTATCTGCAGGAGTACGAGAATGCGTTTATCCTGATCTCACACGATATCCCGTTTTTAAATGACGTGGTAAATATCATTTATCATATGGAAAATCAGAGACTTGACCGCTATGTAGGAAATTACGATAAGTTCCAGGAAGTTTATGCAGTGAAAAAATCACAGCTTGAGGCTGCATACCGCAAACAGCAGCAGGAGATCAGTGAGTTAAAAGATTTTGTGGCGCGCAACAAGGCCCGCGTTGCTACGAGAAATATGGCGATGTCCCGTCAGAAAAAACTTGATAAAATGGATGTGATCGAGCTTGCCGCAGAGCGTCCAAAGCCGGAGTTTGATTTCAAACTTGGAAGGACACCGGGAAAATATATCTTTGAGACCAAAGATCTTGTCATCGGGTACGATGAACCGTTATCAAAGCCGCTTAATATTTCTATGGAACGCGGTCAGAAGATCGCCTTAGTCGGTGCAAACGGTATCGGAAAGACGACTTTACTGCGCAGTATTTTAGGACTGGTTCCGGCTTTATCAGGGGAAGTCACTCTGGGGGAAAATTTAGAGATCGGTTATTTTGAGCAGGAGATCAAAGGGGAAAATAAAAATACCTGTATCGAAGAAATCTGGGAAGAATTTCCGGCTTTTTCCCAGTACGAAGTGCGTTCAGCACTTGCAAAATGCGGTCTGACCACAAAGCATATCGAAAGCCAGGTGCGTGTACTTAGCGGTGGTGAGCAGGCGAAAGTACGTCTGTGCAAACTGATGAACCGCACGACTAACATCCTGCTTCTGGACGAGCCGACGAACCATCTGGATGTGGATGCAAAAGACGAATTAAAGCGTGCTCTAAACGAATACCGCGGAGCAGTACTTTTGATCTGTCATGAGCCGGATTTCTATCAGGATGTGGTGAACGCCGTGTGGGACTGCTCAAAGTGGACGACGAAGATTTTATAA
- a CDS encoding MATE family efflux transporter, with protein sequence MTKDMTNGSPMKLILGFSIPLLFGYLFQQFYNLVDTLIVGRFLGVDALAAVGSTGSLNFLIIGFCMGVCNGFAIPLAHKFGAGDYRGLRAFMVNAIYLSAIFAVVMTAVTVVFCRPILELMRTPDNIIDGAYLYIVIIFAGIPATYLYNLISAIIRSMGDSKTPVVFLVISSVMNIALDLVFIINLHLGVAGASLATVISQAVSGIGCLIYSWKKFEILHPDAEERRWNSSYMKTLCGMGVPMGLQYSITAIGSVILQSAVNTLGSNAVASMTAGSKIGMFFCCPFDAMGSTMATYGGQNVGAKKMDRISKGLKACSMLGIGYAILAFVILALTGRNLALFFVERAEVEVIGNVYLFLLINSAFYIPLAFVNIVRFLIQGMGYSKFAILAGVCEMAARTLVGFALVPLFGFPAACFASPVAWIFADAFLFPAYRHVYRKTEKMLNVSIQ encoded by the coding sequence ATGACAAAAGATATGACGAATGGTTCTCCGATGAAGCTGATTTTAGGTTTCTCCATTCCACTTTTGTTTGGATATCTGTTTCAGCAGTTTTATAATCTGGTGGATACACTCATTGTCGGAAGATTTCTCGGTGTGGATGCACTTGCAGCGGTAGGTTCCACCGGATCTTTAAACTTTTTGATCATCGGATTCTGTATGGGTGTCTGCAACGGTTTTGCAATTCCACTGGCACATAAATTTGGTGCCGGGGATTACCGTGGACTGCGTGCATTTATGGTAAATGCCATTTATTTATCTGCAATTTTTGCAGTGGTCATGACGGCAGTCACAGTAGTATTCTGCCGCCCGATCTTAGAACTGATGCGCACGCCGGACAACATTATCGACGGGGCGTATCTGTATATCGTGATCATTTTTGCAGGAATACCGGCAACATATTTGTATAATCTTATTTCGGCCATCATCCGTTCGATGGGAGACAGCAAGACCCCCGTCGTGTTTTTGGTAATCTCATCTGTGATGAATATTGCGTTAGACCTTGTATTTATCATAAATCTTCATCTGGGTGTAGCTGGCGCATCACTTGCAACGGTGATCTCTCAGGCAGTGTCCGGAATCGGATGCCTGATCTACAGCTGGAAAAAATTTGAAATCCTGCATCCGGATGCAGAGGAACGCCGATGGAACAGTTCTTATATGAAAACACTCTGTGGCATGGGTGTGCCGATGGGACTGCAGTATTCCATCACGGCAATTGGAAGCGTTATTTTACAGAGTGCAGTCAATACGCTCGGTTCAAACGCAGTTGCATCCATGACCGCTGGAAGCAAGATAGGAATGTTTTTCTGCTGCCCGTTTGATGCGATGGGATCGACGATGGCAACTTATGGCGGACAGAATGTCGGTGCAAAGAAAATGGATCGTATTTCGAAGGGATTAAAGGCATGTTCCATGCTTGGAATCGGATATGCGATCCTTGCATTTGTTATTCTTGCGCTGACCGGAAGAAATCTTGCACTGTTCTTCGTGGAACGCGCTGAGGTGGAAGTCATCGGGAATGTATACCTGTTTTTATTGATCAACAGTGCATTTTACATTCCACTCGCATTTGTCAATATCGTCCGTTTCCTGATCCAGGGTATGGGATACAGCAAGTTTGCAATCTTAGCAGGTGTCTGTGAGATGGCGGCGAGAACGCTCGTCGGATTTGCATTAGTGCCGCTGTTTGGTTTTCCGGCAGCATGTTTTGCAAGCCCGGTCGCATGGATCTTCGCGGACGCATTTTTGTTCCCGGCGTACCGGCATGTGTACCGGAAGACGGAAAAGATGCTGAACGTGAGCATACAATAG
- a CDS encoding peptidyl-prolyl cis-trans isomerase, translating to MKRKFTRVAAVLCGMSLLLTGCRIGNKNIVVSNILNDRQVFKIEGTVCSLKEARVYLTNYQNIYGTAYGVDLWKHDFGDDSLVKYIKAVTMEELTQVVSMDLLAQSREVALSEDELSAISEAAAEYYASLSKEENTYLEVTESDISEYYQHYALAQKLYNSLTNSVNEEVSDDEARVIEIMQIFVADSTKASDVAAKLERGDDFASVANNYNELSSIQTTVARDELPKEVEEVAFNLDNGQTSSMIQAGKGFYFIKCLNKYNEELTEANKSNIVEKREKEAFDDVYNQFVAGLNSSINKDMWDELTLDTTDGIQTDSFFEIFEKHCGEI from the coding sequence ATGAAGAGAAAATTTACAAGGGTAGCAGCTGTGCTGTGTGGCATGTCGCTGTTATTGACCGGATGCCGGATCGGAAATAAAAATATTGTGGTTTCGAATATATTAAATGACCGTCAGGTATTCAAGATCGAGGGAACCGTCTGCAGTTTGAAAGAGGCGCGGGTTTATCTGACGAATTATCAGAATATCTACGGGACGGCATATGGTGTGGATCTCTGGAAACATGATTTCGGGGATGATTCATTGGTAAAATATATCAAAGCGGTCACAATGGAAGAATTAACCCAGGTGGTCAGCATGGATCTGCTTGCACAGTCAAGGGAAGTTGCACTTTCAGAGGATGAGCTTTCTGCAATATCAGAGGCGGCGGCAGAGTATTATGCATCACTTTCAAAAGAAGAAAATACTTATCTTGAAGTGACGGAGAGCGATATCAGCGAATATTATCAGCATTACGCATTAGCACAGAAACTTTATAATTCGCTGACAAACAGTGTAAATGAGGAAGTCAGTGACGATGAGGCGCGTGTGATCGAGATCATGCAGATATTTGTCGCAGACAGTACAAAGGCAAGTGATGTGGCAGCAAAGTTAGAGCGTGGAGATGATTTTGCATCTGTGGCAAATAACTATAATGAACTTTCTTCCATACAGACTACGGTGGCCAGGGATGAACTGCCCAAAGAGGTCGAGGAGGTTGCGTTTAATCTTGATAATGGACAGACGTCGTCTATGATCCAGGCAGGCAAAGGGTTTTATTTTATTAAATGCCTGAATAAATATAATGAGGAACTGACAGAGGCAAACAAGTCCAATATCGTGGAAAAAAGAGAAAAAGAGGCATTTGATGATGTCTATAATCAGTTTGTGGCGGGACTGAATTCCAGTATCAACAAAGATATGTGGGATGAACTCACATTAGATACCACAGATGGTATACAGACGGACAGTTTTTTTGAGATTTTTGAAAAACATTGTGGGGAAATATAA
- a CDS encoding NAD(P)/FAD-dependent oxidoreductase, whose protein sequence is MKQYDVIIIGAGPSGIFCAYELIHAKKNLKILMIEKGRRIEKRECPKRKTKVCVGCKPCSITTGFAGAGAFSDGKLSLSPDVGGNLPEILGYDKTVELLKESDDIYLKFGADTKVYGVDKEKEIREIRRKAINANLKLIECPIRHLGTEEGYKIYSRLQEHLLEQGVEMEFNTMVKDIIIEDNKVKGIITEKDEEYLAAEVISAVGREGADWFSHICGQHDIETKVGTVDIGVRVEVRDEVMEFLNQNLYEAKLVYHTPTFDDKVRTFCTNPSGEVATEYYDNGLAVVNGHAYKSKDLKTNNTNFAILVSKNFTKPFKTPIEYGKQIAQLSNMLCDGKILVQTFGDFKRGRRTTEERLCRNNLIPTLKDAVPGDLSLVFPHRIMVDIEEMIMALDKVTPGIASDETLLYGVEVKFYSNKVVVNSDFETSVKGLRAIGDGASVTRGLQQASANGISVARSILKSMEQ, encoded by the coding sequence ATGAAACAATATGATGTGATTATTATTGGAGCCGGTCCATCTGGTATCTTTTGTGCATATGAACTGATCCATGCAAAGAAGAATCTGAAAATTTTAATGATCGAGAAGGGCAGACGAATCGAAAAGAGAGAATGTCCGAAACGTAAGACAAAAGTCTGCGTTGGATGTAAACCTTGTTCCATCACGACCGGATTTGCCGGAGCGGGAGCTTTTTCTGACGGTAAACTGTCACTTTCACCGGATGTCGGAGGAAATCTGCCGGAAATTTTAGGCTATGATAAAACCGTGGAATTATTAAAAGAATCCGATGATATTTATTTAAAATTCGGTGCAGATACAAAAGTTTACGGAGTGGATAAAGAAAAAGAGATCCGTGAGATCCGCAGAAAAGCGATCAATGCAAACTTAAAACTGATCGAATGTCCGATCCGCCACCTTGGAACAGAGGAAGGCTACAAAATCTATTCCAGACTTCAGGAGCATCTGTTAGAGCAGGGCGTTGAGATGGAATTTAACACCATGGTCAAAGATATCATCATTGAGGATAACAAGGTCAAAGGGATCATTACCGAAAAAGATGAGGAATATCTTGCAGCAGAGGTTATTTCTGCAGTTGGACGAGAGGGTGCTGATTGGTTTTCACATATCTGCGGACAGCATGATATTGAAACAAAGGTAGGTACCGTAGACATTGGTGTACGTGTGGAGGTGCGTGATGAGGTCATGGAATTTTTAAATCAGAACCTCTATGAGGCAAAACTGGTTTACCATACCCCGACATTTGATGATAAGGTGCGTACCTTCTGTACCAACCCGTCCGGTGAGGTCGCAACAGAATACTACGATAACGGACTTGCGGTGGTAAACGGTCACGCATACAAGTCGAAAGATTTAAAGACCAACAATACCAACTTTGCAATTTTGGTTTCCAAAAACTTTACCAAACCATTTAAGACACCGATCGAGTACGGTAAACAGATCGCACAGCTTTCCAACATGCTCTGCGACGGAAAGATCTTAGTACAGACATTCGGTGATTTCAAGAGAGGAAGAAGAACAACGGAGGAACGCCTCTGCAGGAATAACCTGATCCCGACTTTAAAGGATGCTGTGCCGGGTGATCTTTCCTTAGTATTCCCGCACCGTATCATGGTCGATATTGAGGAAATGATTATGGCACTCGATAAGGTAACACCGGGTATTGCCAGCGACGAGACACTGCTTTACGGTGTGGAAGTAAAATTCTATTCCAACAAGGTAGTGGTCAACTCTGATTTTGAAACCAGCGTAAAAGGACTGCGTGCGATCGGAGACGGAGCATCTGTGACGAGAGGATTGCAGCAGGCATCTGCAAACGGAATTTCCGTTGCAAGAAGTATCTTAAAATCAATGGAACAATAG
- a CDS encoding Maf family protein: protein MSQIILASASPRRRELLEQIGLNFEVCPAKGEEIIIKKEPKEVVMELAAQKAREVASMLKTYGDEHRTLMTPQDTLVIGADTIVAAGSEILGKPKDEEDAFRMLSLLSGKSHSVYTGVAFVFIDRTGRAGEHIFYEKTDVFVRQLKKSEILRYIATGEPSDKAGAYGIQGKFAIYIDKIDGDYNNVVGLPVAAIYRELDRLGIDPYTW from the coding sequence ATGTCACAGATTATTTTAGCATCCGCGTCCCCAAGACGCCGTGAACTTTTAGAGCAGATCGGTCTTAACTTTGAGGTCTGTCCGGCAAAGGGGGAGGAGATCATCATAAAAAAAGAGCCAAAAGAGGTTGTCATGGAACTTGCAGCACAGAAGGCGAGAGAAGTCGCATCCATGTTAAAAACATATGGAGATGAGCATCGGACGCTGATGACACCGCAGGATACTTTAGTCATCGGTGCAGACACCATTGTTGCCGCGGGCAGCGAAATCTTAGGAAAACCAAAAGATGAGGAAGATGCCTTCCGCATGCTCTCTTTATTGTCAGGGAAAAGCCATTCGGTGTACACGGGGGTTGCTTTTGTGTTTATCGACCGGACCGGCAGGGCAGGGGAACATATCTTTTATGAAAAGACTGACGTTTTTGTCAGACAGTTAAAGAAAAGTGAAATTTTGCGTTATATTGCGACAGGAGAACCGTCGGACAAAGCCGGTGCATACGGAATCCAGGGAAAATTTGCAATTTATATTGACAAAATCGACGGTGACTATAATAATGTGGTAGGACTTCCGGTTGCAGCGATTTACAGAGAGCTTGACCGGCTTGGAATTGACCCATATACATGGTAG
- the addA gene encoding helicase-exonuclease AddAB subunit AddA, which yields MGMTWTDDQRKVIELRDRNILVSAAAGSGKTAVLVERIIKIITDKEHPVDIDRLLIVTFTNAAAAEMRERIGNALENALKEQPDDEHLQRQLSLLHNAQITTIDSFCLYVIRNHFHEIDLEPNFRIGDEGELKLLKEDVLAKVLLKNYEESAPEFLAFVDGYASGRNDAALSGMILQLYEFSRSYPWPKKWLLAAAESYGIEDEASLESAAFMQSLLQNLKRVSEDLVALSGRAYKLTQDDDGPDMYAKALEGDLEKYKEIAASESFADFYQNYRNLSYDRLASSRGFDGNEEKLELVKKLREMGKDAVKKINRQYFFTSPEIMAEQMKKTAPMAAELVRLTLEFDETFTAEKRRKNLVDFHDLEHFALNIFVDEETGKVKKTAEEFRDNFKEIMIDEYQDSNEVQETILRAISREERGEYNLFMVGDVKQSIYRFRLARPELFMEKYDTYSLTDAKMQRIDLHKNFRSRNEVLDFSNDIFYRIMKRNLGNVEYDADAALYPGASYQEETDMFTPEILLVDGDDELLDDAAADDKKLLEARMIAKRIKELMGTQKVTDKATGELRPVQYSDMVILLRSLSGYADRFAAVLNDAGIPAHTVSATGYFSTVEVQTVLSMLRILDNPRQDIPLTAVLRSPIAGLSDEELAKLRLKDKNVRFYECVLEECERLKQEAEENPGQGRDDSEEKLYRFYVTYEKLRQLVPDTPIHELIELLLKETGYGDYAAAMPAGDRRHANLLMLVEKAIAYENTSYKGLFHFVRYIDELQKYDVDFGEADLIGENENVVRIMSIHKSKGLEFPVVFAAGMGKNFNRQDTRSRLVLHPELGIGLDYMDGKQRVKSVTIAKRAIAKQIDMENLGEELRVLYVALTRAKEKLILTGSLKKAEETLSYIKAFPEELLSYLGRESAAGYLDWILPAAASCQDKYQIRLMRAAELVQEELETQIKDDWNRSACMEKAAQADEKKVQQFSERFHRRYAYENDVQRKNKYSVSELKHRAMREAFEKEEEAVPVFQYEEVVPYVPAFAREIEQQSEDASPGALRGTAMHRIMECYQFSSGVSAKEQVAGMLEKEQITPEMHGLIRIPQVEYFVNADIGKRMGTAEKDGKLYREKPFVMGFTDEQLDEFGFAENTEQAEKVKSMGRVGNIGETEYTGKELTLIQGIIDVFWIEKDGIVLLDYKTDRVDTEKELSERYAAQLKLYEEALNRVYENEKDAAGNPLKVKEKLLYSFRIGKVIPV from the coding sequence ATGGGAATGACATGGACAGATGACCAGCGAAAGGTCATCGAACTCAGAGACAGAAATATATTAGTTTCCGCGGCAGCAGGTTCCGGTAAGACTGCGGTGCTCGTGGAACGTATCATAAAGATCATTACGGACAAAGAGCACCCGGTGGACATTGACCGTCTTTTGATCGTGACATTTACCAATGCGGCTGCGGCAGAGATGCGTGAACGAATCGGAAATGCACTGGAGAATGCCTTAAAAGAACAGCCGGACGACGAACATTTACAGCGTCAGCTTTCTCTTTTACACAATGCCCAGATCACGACGATCGACAGTTTTTGTCTGTATGTGATCCGTAATCATTTTCATGAGATCGATCTCGAACCGAATTTCAGAATCGGGGATGAGGGCGAGTTGAAACTGTTAAAAGAGGACGTGCTCGCAAAGGTGCTGTTGAAAAATTATGAGGAGAGTGCGCCGGAATTTTTAGCATTTGTGGACGGATATGCATCCGGCAGAAATGATGCGGCGCTCTCCGGCATGATCTTACAGCTCTATGAGTTTTCAAGGAGTTATCCATGGCCAAAGAAATGGCTGCTTGCGGCGGCAGAAAGCTATGGCATAGAGGATGAGGCATCTTTGGAAAGCGCAGCTTTCATGCAGTCGCTTCTTCAGAACTTAAAACGGGTGTCAGAGGATCTTGTGGCACTTTCCGGGCGGGCATACAAACTGACGCAGGACGATGACGGGCCGGATATGTATGCGAAAGCATTAGAGGGCGACCTGGAAAAATATAAGGAGATCGCTGCGAGTGAAAGTTTTGCGGATTTTTATCAGAATTACCGCAATTTATCCTATGACAGGCTTGCTTCCTCCCGTGGATTTGACGGAAACGAAGAAAAATTAGAGCTGGTCAAAAAACTGCGAGAGATGGGAAAGGATGCGGTCAAAAAAATAAACCGCCAGTATTTTTTCACATCACCGGAGATCATGGCGGAGCAGATGAAAAAGACGGCGCCGATGGCGGCAGAGTTAGTGCGTCTGACGTTGGAATTTGACGAGACGTTTACGGCAGAAAAACGACGGAAAAATCTGGTGGATTTCCATGACCTTGAGCACTTTGCGTTAAATATCTTTGTCGATGAGGAGACCGGCAAAGTCAAAAAGACTGCCGAGGAGTTCCGGGATAATTTCAAAGAGATCATGATCGACGAGTACCAGGACAGCAATGAGGTGCAGGAGACAATCTTACGTGCAATTTCACGGGAGGAGCGCGGTGAATACAACCTTTTTATGGTCGGGGATGTCAAACAAAGTATCTACCGTTTCCGTCTGGCAAGACCGGAACTATTCATGGAAAAATACGATACTTACAGCCTGACGGATGCAAAAATGCAGCGCATTGACCTGCATAAAAATTTCCGAAGCAGAAATGAAGTACTCGATTTTTCCAACGATATTTTTTACCGCATCATGAAGCGCAATCTTGGAAATGTGGAATATGATGCGGATGCAGCACTTTATCCGGGAGCTTCTTATCAGGAAGAAACGGACATGTTCACACCGGAAATTTTACTGGTGGACGGGGATGATGAACTGTTGGATGATGCTGCAGCGGATGATAAGAAACTGTTAGAAGCACGGATGATTGCAAAAAGGATCAAAGAGCTTATGGGAACGCAGAAGGTGACCGACAAGGCAACCGGGGAACTGCGCCCGGTGCAGTATTCGGATATGGTCATTCTGCTGCGAAGCCTGAGCGGATATGCAGACCGTTTTGCTGCTGTGTTAAATGATGCAGGAATTCCGGCACATACTGTTTCGGCGACAGGATATTTCAGTACGGTGGAGGTGCAGACCGTGCTCTCCATGCTTCGTATTTTGGATAATCCGAGACAGGATATCCCGCTGACAGCGGTGCTTCGTTCACCAATCGCAGGACTTTCGGATGAGGAACTTGCAAAATTGCGTTTAAAAGACAAGAATGTCAGATTTTACGAGTGTGTTTTGGAGGAATGTGAGCGTCTGAAACAGGAAGCGGAGGAAAATCCGGGACAGGGCAGGGATGATTCCGAAGAAAAGTTATACCGGTTTTATGTTACCTACGAAAAACTGCGGCAGCTTGTGCCGGATACACCGATCCATGAGCTGATCGAACTGCTGTTAAAGGAGACCGGTTACGGCGATTATGCCGCAGCAATGCCAGCCGGAGACAGGCGTCATGCAAACCTTTTAATGCTGGTGGAGAAGGCGATCGCCTATGAAAATACCAGTTACAAGGGACTGTTTCATTTTGTGCGCTATATTGATGAACTGCAGAAATACGATGTGGATTTCGGCGAGGCAGATCTGATCGGGGAAAACGAAAATGTCGTGCGCATTATGAGTATCCATAAGAGTAAAGGACTGGAATTTCCGGTCGTATTTGCCGCCGGGATGGGAAAAAACTTTAACCGCCAGGATACAAGAAGCCGTCTGGTATTACACCCGGAACTTGGCATCGGTCTTGACTATATGGACGGAAAACAGCGTGTAAAATCCGTGACGATCGCAAAACGTGCTATCGCAAAGCAGATCGATATGGAAAATCTTGGCGAGGAACTGCGTGTCCTTTATGTGGCATTAACGAGAGCGAAAGAAAAGCTGATCTTAACCGGAAGTCTGAAAAAGGCAGAGGAGACACTTTCCTATATAAAAGCATTTCCAGAGGAACTGTTATCTTATCTGGGACGCGAGAGTGCAGCCGGTTATTTGGACTGGATTCTGCCTGCGGCTGCATCCTGTCAGGATAAATATCAGATACGTCTGATGCGGGCGGCAGAACTGGTGCAGGAAGAACTGGAAACACAGATCAAAGATGACTGGAACCGTTCAGCCTGCATGGAAAAAGCTGCGCAGGCAGATGAAAAAAAAGTGCAGCAGTTCTCGGAGCGTTTTCACAGACGGTATGCATATGAAAATGATGTGCAGAGAAAAAATAAGTATTCCGTGTCGGAGTTAAAACATCGTGCCATGCGGGAGGCGTTTGAAAAAGAGGAGGAGGCAGTTCCTGTTTTTCAATACGAGGAGGTTGTGCCGTATGTGCCTGCATTTGCAAGAGAAATAGAGCAGCAAAGTGAGGATGCCAGCCCTGGAGCACTTCGTGGAACGGCAATGCACCGCATCATGGAGTGCTACCAGTTTTCTTCCGGTGTGTCCGCAAAAGAGCAGGTCGCCGGGATGCTGGAGAAAGAACAGATCACACCGGAGATGCATGGACTGATTCGCATACCGCAGGTTGAATATTTTGTAAATGCAGATATTGGAAAACGGATGGGAACAGCTGAAAAAGACGGAAAATTGTACCGTGAGAAACCATTTGTCATGGGATTTACGGATGAACAGTTAGACGAGTTTGGTTTTGCTGAAAACACGGAACAGGCGGAAAAGGTAAAAAGCATGGGGCGTGTAGGAAATATAGGAGAAACGGAATATACAGGGAAAGAGCTGACCCTGATCCAGGGAATCATCGATGTATTCTGGATTGAAAAGGACGGTATTGTCCTTCTTGATTATAAAACAGACCGTGTGGATACGGAAAAGGAATTGTCCGAGCGTTATGCGGCACAGTTAAAACTTTACGAGGAAGCGCTAAACCGAGTCTATGAAAATGAGAAAGATGCAGCCGGAAATCCGCTGAAAGTAAAGGAAAAACTGTTGTATTCCTTCCGGATTGGGAAAGTGATCCCGGTATAG